TTATGTTGTTAGAGTATTAGATTGAAACCTGTTGAAGTACTGATTTTACTTCAGTAGCTAAACAACCTAAAAGGTGTTGTGCAAGATCGTGTAATATTGTGACTTTCAAATTACCACTTTTATCAAATATGGTAAGTCGAAGCAGCAACCTATAAaacgaaattaaaaaaaaaaaatctattatAGATATTTACCAATATATAATGTGTGTTTAAGTATAATAGAGATTTAGATAGTTACCTTGGGATAGTTACAGTGTTGTTGATATTGCAAGATTGACATTTTTGTAATCCTTGAAAAATGACAACCTTTTTTAGGCAACGATTGCATGCTTCATAAATGACGTTATCAACATCATCAACACGACATGCATATGCGACAACTCGACAGTATTGTAcctacaaaaagaaaaaaacaaagttAGAAAATTAAGTACATAATATCGTATTTAATATGTTGACAACACTGAAACTTCAAGGTTAGAAACGATACATTTCTCACAGTAGGAAATTGAGATAATCGGATACGGGGAGTATTAGAAATATCAATCGATGACTTTAGCGAAAAAGTCGACGAACGAAACCAATCTTTCCTTATCTTTGCCAGTTTTTCCGATTTATACCTATACGTGACAAAACTTGTGAGCATAATACTTAAGGTGATGTTGTACATGAATTTGGCGAAATTGTGCATACCATGTAGATAAGGATGTTGTTTTTTCATTAACTGGGTTAACATAAATCCTAGTGTGGTATCCCGTGGAAATATATGTACCTGTTTGTAATTATCAATTAGAAATATTATCACATATGAATATTATACTTTGAACTACATATTAAAAAGACTACATTTACTATCTAATTTAATTTGGATGATGTACCATGGAAGTTCTTGACATGCAGACCACATGCTACAATGATTGGACAAATGTCAACATGATTAAGATTTTCATCAAGAACGTGCGCAAAATCATTCCAAAGTGTTAATTTAATAACAGTCCAGCTGCAAGTAGAAAGTAAAATAATATTAAGACAAATTTATCGAAATACAGGTAAGTTCGATAAGTAATTAACATTATGCATAGAATTTAGGGGACTTACGTTGTATCCATTATTGCCACGTCTCGCTTGAATGAATTTACACCAATATTCTCAATTGGTGAAACGTATAGGACCAATCCCATTGCATCTAAAAGATCATCAATGtttcaattaataaacgacatatGCATGATAAGTAAATATTGAAAAAAGGCAAACAAAAGTACCATAAACTCTACTGGTACAGTCGATGTGACAACTTAATCtgttcaaatgaactaaatcaTAGTGGAATGAAGGTATGGAAATGTCATCCTCCTCTTCACGTATCACATTTGTTTCTTCTTTAATGATCATTTGTTTCCAATTGGGGACAATTTTGTTTTTCCCTTCAGCAAATATCACTTGTACAGCAAGGAGTATATAAATGAATCCCTCTTGAAACCGTCCTATAAACTTTTCAATTGCGGGCTCGAAAATATTGCACGGTATGCCCTCACCCTAGAAAAGAAAACGCATGTAAAAGTTATGATATAGTTCATATTCAATGAGAAATTGAATGAAGCGTATGGTCATTTACCTCAACATCGACAAAAAGCATTTTCCATGTTTTCTTAGGTGTTCCTTTATGGTTGTAGTTGAAAATATCATAATTGCGAATCAGTCGGGCTCGTACATCATATCGTTGTACCCCGCTAGGATATAAATGTTCAAAAGTTGGATAATGGTACTCTGTCATCCTGTATAGTTAGTGcaaaataaaattagaattACATAAACCGAAATTCACAATGTATGAATATGTATATCACATGAAAAGAAAGCTATGTACATTAATACATTTAATTACTCAGATATATAAAACTCACATCTCTCAATTCGTCCGTAACTATATCGTAAagcaattatttattataaaattcattgGAAAAAATACGGCTAACGCTGAGTAACAAACTACTCATTGTCAAGAGTACAATAACGTTTATTACATAACtgggaaataaaaaataatgctTAAATTCCGTATCTCTAATCATAAGACAACAAAACTTCTTTGTACACAATATTTTTAGTGAATATGCCTTCACAAccttgaacctttcccttttCTACCACAATCTTTGTTGTGTTCTCTGAAATTCCTCGTGATAATGCCACATATAGCTGTCCGTGGCTAAATACATGATCAGGGAGGTATATGCCAACATGTGGAATAGTTTGTCCCTGAGACTTGTTGATAGTCAAGGCAAAACTCAACTTCACAGGAAATTGCTTTCTGACCATCTCGAATGGCAATTTTATATCTTCAGCGGTTTTCAAGGGAATTCTTGGCAAAAACACTCTGTTTCCCCTAGAATGTCCGGTTAATATCTCAGCATCAATGAAATTGTCCTTTAATGAATGG
This Spinacia oleracea cultivar Varoflay chromosome 6, BTI_SOV_V1, whole genome shotgun sequence DNA region includes the following protein-coding sequences:
- the LOC130463144 gene encoding replication protein A 70 kDa DNA-binding subunit B-like translates to MTEYHYPTFEHLYPSGVQRYDVRARLIRNYDIFNYNHKGTPKKTWKMLFVDVEGEGIPCNIFEPAIEKFIGRFQEGFIYILLAVQVIFAEGKNKIVPNWKQMIIKEETNVIREEEDDISIPSFHYDLVHLNRLSCHIDCTSRVYDAMGLVLYVSPIENIGVNSFKRDVAIMDTTWTVIKLTLWNDFAHVLDENLNHVDICPIIVACGLHVKNFHGTYISTGYHTRIYVNPVNEKTTSLSTWYKSEKLAKIRKDWFRSSTFSLKSSIDISNTPRIRLSQFPTVRNVQYCRVVAYACRVDDVDNVIYEACNRCLKKVVIFQGLQKCQSCNINNTVTIPRLLLRLTIFDKSGNLKVTILHDLAQHLLGCLATEVKSVLQQPNGRNRVMEKVFACFGNRVFSWVLHPPTGAFNPEHSYTVGYVLHIDWAEECMWLNKYIASKRRK